In Ooceraea biroi isolate clonal line C1 chromosome 13, Obir_v5.4, whole genome shotgun sequence, a genomic segment contains:
- the LOC113563247 gene encoding uncharacterized protein LOC113563247, with the protein MELYQIEEDVAAESSQVTTLGEYFAWAQRCDECIEKLEEQCRAKRPRLSLGRNHSLVARITQLEGLKKELETRFIHVGGDDHAEQPSNTKLSWREIDTAFKNRILTGAVINVDYIDPRRFLEDARDVVLEHVRNAIDRHSNVKVNTMFNGEFVAGEKTANKSINTRNRELFKTSDLQEWFTQYVIEPTLASLEEFQERDSGWALSRILNLTINVNRHNSMHAGCRIKLPEEIKTKKAVVNVQSKDNACFAWSVIATLYPAERHTERQSSYPHYTTVLNLKGIEFPVSLKQIKKFELLNDISINVYAIQEKKKKEEEKLMIVPIRLADEKKCKHVNLLYMQDPLDNVGHFAYIKNLSRLVSSQLSSNKRKKYICDR; encoded by the coding sequence ATGGAACTCTATCAAATCGAAGAAGATGTTGCAGCAGAGTCATCGCAAGTGACAACATTGGGCGAATATTTCGCATGGGCGCAGCGATGTGACGAGTGCAtcgaaaaattagaggaacaatGCCGTGCTAAGCGTCCACGACTATCTCTAGGACGAAATCACTCGTTAGTGGCTCGAATCACGCAGCTCGAGGGATTGAAGAAAGAATTGGAAACACGTTTTATACATGTCGGCGGCGATGACCACGCCGAACAGCCTTCCAACACAAAACTCTCTTGGCGAGAAATTGATACCGCGTTCAAAAACCGAATTCTCACCGGTGCGGTGATCAACGTGGATTACATCGACCCGCGACGATTCTTGGAGGACGCTCGTGATGTAGTGCTAGAGCATGTGCGCAACGCTATTGATAGACACAGCAACGTAAAAGTGAACACCATGTTCAATGGGGAGTTCGTGGCGGGTGAGAAGACCgctaataaaagtataaacacGAGAAATCGTGAACTCTTTAAGACATCGGATTTGCAAGAGTGGTTCACGCAATACGTGATCGAACCCACCCTAGCGTCTCTCGAGGAGTTCCAGGAGCGCGATAGCGGGTGGGCATTGTCGCGTATATTGAACTTGACCATCAACGTGAACAGACACAATTCGATGCACGCTGGATGTCGCATTAAATTACCGGAGGAGATAAAGACGAAGAAAGCAGTGGTGAACGTGCAATCGAAGGACAATGCGTGCTTCGCGTGGTCGGTGATTGCCACTCTGTATCCAGCGGAAAGACACACGGAACGTCAATCTTCCTATCCGCATTATACAACGGTGCTGAATCTCAAGGGCATAGAGTTTCCAGTGTCGttgaagcaaataaaaaaatttgagctTCTGAACGACATCTCGATAAATGTATATGCCAtccaggagaagaagaagaaggaagaggaaaaacTCATGATCGTGCCGATACGACTCGCTGATGAGAAGAAGTGCAAGCATGTGAACCTGCTGTACATGCAGGATCCGCTTGACAACGTGGGACATTTCGCGTACATCAAGAATCTGTCTCGGCTGGTGAGCTCACAACTTAGcagcaataaacgaaaaaaatatatttgtgatCGGTAA
- the LOC113563250 gene encoding uncharacterized protein LOC113563250, whose translation MNDCAIVLPNEEDKWLSFTNYNRKERIPFVVYADLECILQKTEEDNPKLYHRHQVFSIGYYVRCNYDASLSGYRSCRDTDCIAWFVEQLKDLAHRVKAILSRNVPMKNLTRDECEKYNSATHCHICEKPFASDDTRVCDHCHLTGRYRGPAHSNRNLNYKDSYTIPIVFHNLSGYDSHFIIKEIATAFEGAIDVLPINKEKYISFTKHVNESDDKKWRNHVQFRFIDSYKFLSSSLDKLSSYLNKDKLRIVRSEFAHLSTNDFDLLTRKGVFPYEYVDCTEKLEDTRLPPRESFYSSLTGNTVSESERARCQRVATVHHSNAQRVQRFILKTGCLVVGRRIREFSR comes from the coding sequence ATGAATGACTGTGCCATCGTTCTGCCAAATGAAGAGGACAAGTGGTTAAGTTTCACCAACTACAACAGGAAGGAGAGAATACCGTTCGTCGTGTACGCCGATCTGGAATGTATCCTGCAGAAGACGGAGGAGGACAACCCGAAGCTGTACCATCGTCACCAGGTATTCAGCATCGGGTATTACGTGCGATGTAATTATGATGCGTCATTATCCGGATACCGATCCTGTCGCGATACCGACTGCATAGCGTGGTTCGTCGagcaattaaaagatttagcGCATCGCGTGAAAGCAATTTTGTCTAGAAATGTCCCCATGAAAAATCTAACGCGAGACGAGTGTGAAAAGTATAATAGTGCAACGCATTGCCATATCTGCGAGAAACCGTTCGCGTCAGACGACACGCGAGTATGCGATCATTGTCATCTCACCGGTCGGTACAGAGGTCCGGCACATTCTAATCGTAACTTAAATTACAAAGATTCCTATACCATTCCGATAgtgtttcataatttatccggctacgactcacattttatcattaaagaaaTAGCTACCGCGTTCGAGGGCGCTATCGATGTATTACcgataaacaaagaaaaatatatttcctttacaAAACATGTTAATGAGTCAGATGACAAAAAATGGCGTAACCACGTGCAATTTCGGTTCATCGATTCATATAAATTCCTGAGCAGTAGCCTGGATAAGTTATcgtcatatttaaataaggaTAAACTCAGAATTGTACGATCCGAATTTGCGCACCTCTCTACCAACGACTTTGATTTACTTACGCGAAAGGGTGTGTTCCCGTACGAGTACGTGGATTGCACCGAAAAGTTGGAGGATACTCGTCTACCACCGCGCGAATCGTTTTATAGTTCACTAACCGGTAATACGGTATCCGAGAGCGAACGCGCACGCTGTCAACGTGTGGCAACGGTTCACCATTCGAACGCTCAGCGAGTACAGCGATTTATACTTAAAACCGGATGTCTTGTTGTTGGCCGACGTATTCGAGAATTTTCGCGATAG